The Patescibacteria group bacterium DNA window GGCGCAACCACGGAGAATCCTTCTTTTGAAGTGATCGGCCCGCTTTTATCAAGATGTAAGGTTTTGTTATTAAATCAGTTAAACAACCAAGATTTGAGTATTATTTGTGAACGAGGACTAAAAGAACTCAAAATTAGCCTCAAAGACGATGCTAAAAACTTTTTGATCGAATTTGCCAATGGCGACGCCAGGGTTGTTCTTAATACCCTGGAAATTGCTAAAATCATTTCCCGTCAAAAAAAGATTAATTTATTAACCGTTCAGGAAGCATTACAGTCAAAACTTCTTTATGATCGTTTGGGAGAGGAACATTACAACACGATCAGTGCTTTTATTAAAAGCATGAGAGCCGGTAATGTTGATGCCAGCCTTTATTATCTGGCCAGAATGGTCGAGGCCGGTGAGGACCCGCTGTTTATTGCCCGAAGAATGGTAGTTTTTGCCTCCGAAGATGTGGCTTCTCCTACGGCCTTAGTTGTCGCCAATGCCGTCTTTGCGGCCTGTCAGCAAATTGGCTATCCGGAATGTCAGGAGAATCTGGCGGCCGGAACCGTTTATCTTGCCAAAGCTTCCAAAGACCGTTCCTCTTATAACGCTTACATGCAAGCTTTAAGTGATGTCAAAAGATACGGTAATCTTCCCATTCCTCTTAATCTTAGAAATGCCCCAACCAAGCTCATGAAGGAAATTGGGTATGGTAAGGGTTATGAACAATACACCAAAGAAGATTTATTTCCCGAGAAATTAAGGGGTAGGAAATACTTTTAAAAAATGTTATAATTCCCCCCATGACTATTGCCGTCAATAAGTTAGCCAACGGGACTATTGAATTAACGATCACCATTCCCTGGTCGGAGATTAAATCTGCCTATGATTTGGTCGTTGATGATCTGATTAAAGAGACTGAATTACCGGGCTTTCGAAAAGGAAAAGCCCCGCGAAACCTCGTGGAAGAAAAAATGGACAAGAGCAAAGTTTATGAGGAAGTTTTGAAAAAAATCGTGCCGCAATATTACGCGACGGCCATTAAACAAGAAAATCTTGCCCCCATTGTTTCCCCGCAAATAGAAATAATCGCCGCCAAAGAAAAAACCGACTGGCAATTTCGGGCCAAAACCTGTGAAAAACCAGAAGTTAAGTTGGGAAATTATCAGGAAGCGATCGCTTCTCTTAAAAAAGAAAAACAAACGAAAATCTGGGTCTCGGGCAAAGAAGAAAAACCGGAGAAACCCGCCGCTTTGACTCTCGATGAAATCGTTAAGGCCCTGCTTTCGGTTTGTCAGGTTCAAGTACCCGACCTTTTGATCGAAGACGAAGTCAATCGCATGCTTTCAAGACTGGTTGATCAAACGCAAAAACTTGGCCTAACCATTGAACAATACTTGGTTTCGCAAAATAAAACCTCGGAGAGTCTTCGCGAAGAATATAAATTTCAAGCGCAACAGACTTTAGCTCTAGAGTTTATTTTGGAAGCGATTGCCGATCAGGAAAAAGTTGAAGTCAACGATGCGGAAATTGAAAAAATTATTCAGGAAGTTAAAGACCCGAGAGAACAGGCCGCCTTAAAATCACAAAAATATTATTTAGCCACAATTTTGCGTCGACAAAAAACGCTGGAGAAATTAAGCGGCTCCCTTGACACTGCCTCTAAACCCATAGTATAATACGGCCGTTTATGGCTACGCCAAAGAAAAAACAGACCATCGGCAATAAAGATTCTGCTCTTGAGCAATTGCGTGATTTGGGTACGGATGTCGTCAAAAGTGCGCAAAGTGACCTCGTGGCCGGCGTGGCCGGTGGTATTCTCAACGATTTGTTTGCCCCAAAAAGTCAAGACTTAAAACCGAATCAGGAAGTTTTTGTCTCTTCAGAAACAACTTTGCGACCAAGACAACCGGAGGGACAAAGACCGGAGTTTGTTTTATTTACCGCCCAAGAAGCTAATTTGGCCCATGAAGTTGAGGCCGTCAGAACCGAACTGAAAAGAACCGTTGAGGAATTAAAGGCATTAAATACGGCCGTCATTGAAGTTGAGAAGGCTGTAGCTTTAACTCCTGTTAAAGCCGGCAAATATCATCTGTCCTTTTTCGGAAAGCTCCAAGCCATTTTAAGACTTTTCCGTCAGCAGGTTTCCGAATCCCGAGTTTGGTTGGAAGAGACCTTTGCGAAAAAAAGAAAGAAACAATATTGGTCCATGTTTAAAAAACACGGCACGACTTTCGGTTTATCTTCAGAAAGAGCTCTGGCCAGTCAAGCTGGTTAACTCTCCTTGAATAAATCTTTCTTTTCGGATAAAATTGTCTTATTAAGGGCGCATAGCTCAGTTGGCTAGAGCGTTGCATTGACATTGCAGAGGTCTCAGGTTCGAGTCCTGATGCGCCCACTCATGGATAATGATGATTTGAAAAAAATAAGACATTCCTGCGAGCACGTCTTAACTCAGGCCATGCTCAAACTTTACCCAAAGATTAAGATGGCTATGGGGCCGGCGACGGAAAACGGTTTTTATTTTGATTTTGACAGTCAAAAGATAAAAATTAACGAAGACGATTTAACGAGAATTGAAGAAGAGATGAGAAAAATCGCCAAAGCCGATCTTCCCATCAGACAGGAAAAAGTCACAGTTACCAAAGCCAGACAACTTTTTAAGGGAAATCCTTACAAACAAGAATGGCTTGATGAAATTGATAAAAGAAACGAAGAAGTCAGTCTTTACTGGACAGGTCAAGAATTTGTTGATCTTTGTTCGGGTCCTCATGTGTCTTCAACCGGAAAGATCGGTTATTTTAAACTCCTCTCCGTAGCCGGAGCTTATTGGCGCGGCGACGAAAAAAACAAAATGCTGACCCGTATTTATGGCACCAGTTTCGCAACTAAGGAGGAACTCGATTGTTATCTTTGGCAAATTGAAGAGGCGAAAAAAAGAGATCATCGCAAATTGGGCAAAGAATTGGGTTTGTTTATTCTCACCGACGAAGTTGGTCCGGGACTGATTATTTGGACGCCTAAAGGAGCCACTTTAAGAAGGGAAGTTGAAAATTTCATTATTGAAGAACAAACCAAAAGAGGTTATCAGCATGTCTATACACCGCATATCGGTAAAAAATCCTTATGGGTTACCTCGGGCCATTGGGATTTGTATCGAGACAAGATGTATGCCCCTATGAAAATTGACAACGAAGATTATTTAGTGAAACCCATGAATTGTCCGATGCACATGATGGTTTATAAAAGCCAACTGCGAAGTTATAAAGACCTACCCGTGCGCCTTGCCGAAAATGCCACGGTTTATCGTTACGAACAAACCGGAGAACTTTCCGGCATGGTCAGAGTTCGCTATATCACTCAGGACGATGCCCATCTTTTTTGCCGGGAAGATCAGGTTATTCAAGAGTTCGTCGGTGTCGTTGATTACATTATGTTTCTTTTGAAAACATTTCAAATTAATGACTTTTACTTAAGACTCTCTTTAAGAGATCCCAAAAATAAAGACAAATATCTGGGAAATGACGAGATTTGGCAAGAAGCCGAAACGAAAATCGAAGAGGCGGTTAAAAAAACAGGTTTAACCCCCAAAAAAGCCGAAGGAGAAGCGGCTTTTTACGGACCAAAACTGGATGTCATGGTTAAAGATTCCTTGGGCCGGGAGTGGCAGTGCGGCACGGTTCAGGTTGATTTTATGCTGCCCGAAAGGTTTAATCTTGAGTATGTTGATAGGGATGGTCAGAAGAAAAGACCGGTTTTAATTCATCGGGCCCCCCTGGGAGCCCTAGAGAGATGGGTTGGCCTTTTGATTGAACACTACGCCGGTAATTTCCCCCTTTGGCTTTCTCCAGTGCAGGTTACCATTATTCCCATTGCCGAAAGACATGCAGATTACGCCTCTGAGGTTAAAAAACTTCTTGCCGAACAAAAAATTCGCGTGGAAATTGACGACCGCAACGAAACAATGCAGGCTAAAGTGAGGGAAGCGACTTTACAAAAAGTTCCGTATATGGTAATAATAGGGGATAAGGAAGCGAAAAACAAAACGATTGCGGTCCGAACCAGAAAGGGCCAGGACCAAGGAGAGACAGAATTAAATAAATTTATCTTAAAAATCGCGGAGGAAATAAAATCCAAAAGTATTACCGACTAAATCAATATATCTTATCACCGAAGTTACGCGTTTTGGACGAAAAGGGTAAGCAAATCGGTGTTTTGACTAAAGACGAAGCCCTACAAAAGGCCAGAGACTTAGAACTTGATTTGGTGGAGTTTGCTCCTAACGCCCAACCGCCGGTGGCTAAAATTATTGATTTTAAAAAATTTCGGTACCTGGAAAATAAAAGGGATCAAGAAATAAAGAAAAAAACCCATGAGGTTGAAGTTAAAGAAATCAGATTAAGACCGTTTATAGGCAACCACGATTTTGAAGTCAGGGTTAAACAAGCCGAAGGGTTTATTAAGGAAGGAAATCGTCTCAAAGTTGTCGTTAAATTTCAGGGAAGAGAATTCACCAAAAAAGAATTCGGGTTTAATATTATTAAAAAATTTACGGAGGCATTGGCCAAAGTGGCCGAACCTCAAGGGTTAGTTCATTTTGAGGGACGGGCTTTAATCTCGCACTTTGCACCGGTGAAACAAGCATATGCCAAAAATGAAGACGAAAAAAGTCGTCAGTAAAAGATTTAAAATTACCAAAAACGGGAAAATCATTCGCGGCCGACAAATGGGTCGGCATTTAAGAATTAACAAAAATAAAACCCATCAGCGCCGTTTAAAAGAACCGGGGAAAGTTGCCGGCAAATTAGCTAAATCCGTCAGAAGATTTTTACCGTATGGGCAATAAATCAAATATTAATTATCGGCAAACTAATTCCAGCCGATCGGCTAATAAATCGGCAGTAAGTTTTGGCCATTTCCAAAGAATGGCGCCTTTTACCAAGGTCAAGGATTTTTTTACCAAATTTAATCTTAAGAATAAAGGAGGCTTCTAAACCTATGGCACGAGTAAAAAGAGGCACGATCAGCCGCCAACGTCATAAAAAGATTTTTGAGCTTAATAAGGGTTACCGGATGACCCGCCGAAGACTGATTAAGGTCGCTTCGGAATCGGCTCTCCATGCGGGAGAGTATGCTTTTGCCGGCCGAAAAAATAAAAAAAGAGACCTTCGCCGTTTGTTTATAACCAGAATTAACGGCGCTTGCGAAAATCTTGGCCTTTCTTACAGTCAATTCATCGCCGGTTTAAAAAAGGCAAAGATTACTCTTGACCGAAAAATTTTAGCCGAATTAGTAAGTTCTGATTTTGAGACTTTTAAAAAGGTGGTCGAAAAGGCCAGGGCTTAAAAATTTTGGCCCTCCTTCGACCACTTAACCTACGTTAGACGAACGTAGGTTTTTTGTTGTAAAATAGTAAAGTATGGAAGAAAAATTAATGGCTCTTAAAAACGAGGCAATCGCCATCATCTGGCAAACCAAAGATTTGGCTGACTTGGAAAATTTACGAATAAAATACTTTGGAAAAAACGGTGAGTTAACCAACACCCTTAGAGAGTTGCCTAAACTTGAAATTACCGAACGCCGGCGCTTGGGGGTTTTGGCCAATGACGTTAAAACCGCAATCGAACACGCCATAACTGAAACTAAGGAAAAAATTTTAGGAGAAGAAAAGAAAGAGGAATGGTTTGACGTCACTAAACCCGGCTTCAAATTTCCCTTGGGCCATCTTCATCTTATTTCCCAAACGATTGCGGAAATTGACCTCATTTTTGCAAAAATCGGCTTTACCAGAGTGGCTTATCCTGAGGTCGAATGGGACTGGTACGCTTTTGAGGGTTTAAATATGAGCCAAAACCATCCGGCCAGGGACGAATGGGAAACTTTTTTTATTGAAAATTTGTTTCATCAAAAATACGGCGTCGGTCTTTTAACGCCTCACACGTCTTCGGGGCAACTTCGGGAAATGGAGAGAAAGAAAAAACCACCGATAAGGATGCTCAATATCGCCAAATGTTACCGACGACAATCGGATGTTTCTCATGCCCCCATGTTTTATCAGTTTGAGGGTTTAGTTGTTGATCAAAACATTAATATCACCCATCTTAAGGGAACCTTGGATTATTTTGTCAAAGAATTTTTTGGAAAGACTAGGAAAACGAGGATTCGTCCCTTTCATTTTCAATTTACCGAACCTTCTTTTGAAGTTGACGTCACCTGTATGGTTTGTCAGGGAAAGGGTTGCCGAGCCTGTAAAGAGGGTTGGATGGAAATAGGGGGCGCGGGAATGGTTCATCCGACGGTTTTGCGAAACGGCGGTTTTAATCCCAAACTTTATAGCGGTTTTGCTTTCGGTTGGGGAGTCGAAAGGGTTCTGATGATGAAATACGGCATTCCCGATATCAGACTTTTATTTAACGGCGACTTACGATTTTTAAACCAATTTTAAGATATGAATATTTTGATCAGTGACTCATGGTTAAGGGATTTTCTTAAAACTAAAGCTACGGCTTACGAAATCGGGCAGTCTCTGTCTTTATGCAGTCAATCGGTCGAAAGAATTAAAAAAGTTGGTCATGATTTTCTTTATGATATTGAAATCACGACCAACCGGCCGGATTGTTTTTCCGTTTATGGTCTGGCCAGAGAATTGGCGGCCATCCTCCCAAGATTTAACTTTCCGGCAAAATTCAACGCAGGGGAAGTAGCTAAAATTCAAGAACCTGAAGGAAAAAATGCTTTGCCCCTGGAGGTTAAAATTACCGACCCAAATTTATGTCCGAGATTTACGGCTCTCATTTTTGAAATCCCAAAACTTGGCCCCTCACCAAAGATTGTCCAGGAAAGGTTAGAAAAAGCGGGCATAAGAGCCCTAAATAATGTCGTCGACATCTCCAATTATCTGATGATTGAACTTGGCCAGCCAATGCATACTTTTGATTACGACAAAATTAAAGGGGCTAAAATGACTCTTCGCTCAACCCAAAAGGAAGAAAAAATTACAACTTTGGATAAACAAACAAGAATCCTGCCTAAGGAAACAATCATTATTGAAGACGGGGAAGAAAGAATTATCGACCTTTGCGGGATTATGGGAGCTTATAATTCCGCGGTTGATGAAAAAACCCGAAGGGTTCTTCTCTTTGTGCAAACTTATGATCCCGCCAGAATCCGCCGCACCTGTCAACTTTTAGGTTTCCGAACCGAAGCCGCCTCAAGGTTTGAAAAAGGAGTTGATCCTGAAAGTGTTCCTTTAGCTATTGGCAAAGCCCTAAAGATGTTTGAGGAAAATTGCCAGGCTAAAATCGTGAGCCGCTTAATTGATCTTTATCCTAAAAAGCAAAAAGTGAAAAAAGTTCGGCTGGACCTGACTTTACTTGCAAGAATCATGGGTCTAGAAATTCCTAAAAAGGAAATTACGGAAATCCTCGAATCTTTAGGCTTTCTCCTCAAAATGAATGATCCCTCACTTATAACGGCGACGGTTCCTCACTGGCGCTATCAGGATATTTCCATTCCCGAGGACTTAATTGAGGAAGTTGCCAGAATTTACGGTTACAACCGACTCCCGAATACTCCTTTGCCGGTTCTTGCTGACAACGAAAGCCAGGAAAAATTTTTCTGGGAGGGAAGCATCAAAACAGCTTTGAAGTATTGGGGGTTTACCGAAATTACCAATTATTCCCTAATCGATGAGAACTCGTTAAAAAAAGTTAATCTTGAACCTTGTGATTATTTGAAAATTGCCAATCCCTTAACCGAAGACCTCCTCTATTTAAGACCAAGTCTTCTGCCCTCGCTTCTGCGGATTATTTCTCAAAATCAAGCTAATTTTTCGGCCATGAGAATTTTTGAAATCGCTAATGTTTATCTGCCACAAGGAGAAAATCATTTACCGGATGAAATTAAAATGTTTTCAGGGCTTTATACCGGTCATGATTTTTTTGCTCTTAAAGGACTTCTTGAAAATCTTTTGGAGAATTTAGGGATAACCGATTATCAATTTGCAACTTCGTTGCCAACGACGAGCATTTTTAATTCCCAAAAAACAGCCGAAATCTTAATCAAAGGCAAGTCAATCGGCCTTTTGGGAGAGATTAACCAAAAAATCTCACATTCTTTTTCTGTAACTTCAAAATTAATCGGTTTTGATATCGAACTTGAGTCTTTAATAAAAAACGCGACAAAAATAAAAAAATATCAACCGCTTATTTCTTTTCCTCCCATTATCGAGGATCTTTCTTTTGTCATTAAAAATAAAATTGAGGTGGCCAAAATAATCGTGGCCATTAAGTCCGTTGATAGATTAATTACCCAGGTTGATTTCCTGGGCAGTTTTGAAGACACCCAAACGTTTCGAATCAGTTATCAATCAAGAACCAAAACCTTACAAAGCCAGGAAGCAGAAAAAATAAGAAACAAAATTATAAACGAAATCAAACAAAAATTCGGCGCTTATCTTAAATAATTAATAATTGGCGATTTTGGAACGCTGTTTTTCCGTTTGCCCCCTAACAAAAGAGGCAATCTCACTTAAAAGTCTTCCTTCCCGATTTTCCAATTCCCGAAAATCCTGATTATTATCTAAACCCCTGAAGATTCTTGAAGCTCTCTTGGTGCTGCCCTCGGCGATTTTTCTTTGGGCACGATAATAACCTCTTAAAAGCCGTAGCTCTCTTGGATCAAAATTTGAAAGCTGGCAATAGCCAATCACTTCGGCCCACCCGGGAATAAAACCGTTCTTTTTGTACGGGGGAAGTTCACAAAATTTTCTTTCGGTATCGGGCAAAGGTATGGTGGTGTTTTTTAATCGATCCTGCGCTTCAAGTGTCATGGTTTTAACTTGAACTTATTCTAACACAAAAGTCAAACGCTTGACGATTTTAGGGTAAGGAGTTAAAGCGGGGACGGCGTCGGCGCCGGGGTGGGGACAGGGGTCGGCGTCGGCGCCGCCCAATCCCAGGGAACAAAAACACCAAATTTAATTTCCGCATCAGAAGCGTTGCCTTTGGAATCCTGGGCTTTAATTTTAAGAGTGTGTGTTCCTTTAGCCATGTTTATTCTTTCGGAAAATTTATTGGTGGAAAGCGTCCGATTGACTAAACCATCAATAATTATTTCCAGTTTGACAATTTCTCCAACCGCCGAATAAGCTTCGGTTTCAACCAAGACATCATTGTCGTTTATCTGCGACCGATCGCCGGGACTCTTAATTTTGACAATGGCTCGATCAAGTTTATCCTGCGAAGTTTCTTTCGGGGGATGATATTTGCTGTCGGTATTTGAAGCTAACCAAGCGTCAATGCCCTCCTGCCAGCGATTTTTCCCGTCGGTTGAGACCGGGTCCTGTTCAGTTAAGACAATAAAGTCTTTCTCCTCGTATTCTCCCATGGCAATTTCACTTTGATTAGCTAATTTACCATTATTTTTGGAAATTTTAAGTTTTTGATAAATTGCGGCTGGCTGTGTCGGTTCGGTACCGGAGATAAAATATTCACTTCTGGTCGGAAAACCCTCTTTAGGCAACCCTCCACCAAAAGCATCGATCGTTGAGGCAACAACATTTGCGGGAACGATAGGTGGCTCGTCCGGTTTATCTTTTAAAATAAAGCGCATAATTTTATTCCAAATTGGCGCGGCGCCGGTAACCCCGGAAGCCAAAGAAGGATGCATGGCCGAATTATCGTTATTGCCAACCCACACGCCAACCACAAAACTGGGAGTAAAACCAACAGTCCAATTGTCTTTTTTATCATCGGTCGTTCCGGTCTTGACCGAGACGGTTTTCCCCGGCACAACCAACCAGGAACTTGGACCAAAAATTTCTTTTCTGGCTTCATTGTCTAAAAGAATATGAGAAATTAAAAAAGAGACTTCCGGTGACAAAACTTTTTGTCCGGAGGTCGGTTTCGTTTCGAAAAGAGTTTTACCGCGCGAATCCTGAACTTTAAGAATAGAGGTCGGTTCATGCCGAACGCCGCTTTGGCCAAAAACGCCGAAAGCGCTGGTTAGATCTAAAAGCTTAACTTCGCCGCCACCAAGGGTTAAAGCCAAACCGAAACGGCTCAAGTTTTCATTCGTCGGCTGAAGCGTTGTCAACCCCATATCATAAGCGGTCACTAAAGCTTCTTTAACCCCGACCATCGCCAACATCTTAACGGCCGCAATGTTAATTGAATTAGCCAAAGCAAATCTGACCTGAACCGGACCTCTGAATTTCCCGTCATAATTTTTAGGAATATAGTCGGGCTTATTCTCGCCACCAGGGAAATGAGTTTCCGTATCCATTAAAAGCGTGGCCGGTGTGTATCCTTTCTGAAAAGCGGTCGCGTAAATAATCGGTTTAATCGCCGAGCCCGGCTGGCGCAATCCCTGGGTCACGACGTTAAATTTAAAACCAGAAGAATCCGTCGCATTATAGTCCTTAGAACCAACCATCGCCAAAATCTGACCGGTTTTAGGATCCAAAACCGCGGCGGCGCCGTTGGTGACCTTAAGACTTTTAAGTTTCCCAATCTCTTCCTTGA harbors:
- a CDS encoding replication-associated recombination protein A codes for the protein MLTPLADRLRPKTLADFVGQEHLIGPHGLLRKMIDSDQLVSMIFWGPPGSGKTTLAQIIANATKNHFVMFSAVTNNLADLRKIVEETKERLDQNLQKTVLFVDEIHRFSKAQQDAFLPIVEKGTIILIGATTENPSFEVIGPLLSRCKVLLLNQLNNQDLSIICERGLKELKISLKDDAKNFLIEFANGDARVVLNTLEIAKIISRQKKINLLTVQEALQSKLLYDRLGEEHYNTISAFIKSMRAGNVDASLYYLARMVEAGEDPLFIARRMVVFASEDVASPTALVVANAVFAACQQIGYPECQENLAAGTVYLAKASKDRSSYNAYMQALSDVKRYGNLPIPLNLRNAPTKLMKEIGYGKGYEQYTKEDLFPEKLRGRKYF
- a CDS encoding DUF5660 domain-containing protein — encoded protein: MATPKKKQTIGNKDSALEQLRDLGTDVVKSAQSDLVAGVAGGILNDLFAPKSQDLKPNQEVFVSSETTLRPRQPEGQRPEFVLFTAQEANLAHEVEAVRTELKRTVEELKALNTAVIEVEKAVALTPVKAGKYHLSFFGKLQAILRLFRQQVSESRVWLEETFAKKRKKQYWSMFKKHGTTFGLSSERALASQAG
- the thrS gene encoding threonine--tRNA ligase, which encodes MDNDDLKKIRHSCEHVLTQAMLKLYPKIKMAMGPATENGFYFDFDSQKIKINEDDLTRIEEEMRKIAKADLPIRQEKVTVTKARQLFKGNPYKQEWLDEIDKRNEEVSLYWTGQEFVDLCSGPHVSSTGKIGYFKLLSVAGAYWRGDEKNKMLTRIYGTSFATKEELDCYLWQIEEAKKRDHRKLGKELGLFILTDEVGPGLIIWTPKGATLRREVENFIIEEQTKRGYQHVYTPHIGKKSLWVTSGHWDLYRDKMYAPMKIDNEDYLVKPMNCPMHMMVYKSQLRSYKDLPVRLAENATVYRYEQTGELSGMVRVRYITQDDAHLFCREDQVIQEFVGVVDYIMFLLKTFQINDFYLRLSLRDPKNKDKYLGNDEIWQEAETKIEEAVKKTGLTPKKAEGEAAFYGPKLDVMVKDSLGREWQCGTVQVDFMLPERFNLEYVDRDGQKKRPVLIHRAPLGALERWVGLLIEHYAGNFPLWLSPVQVTIIPIAERHADYASEVKKLLAEQKIRVEIDDRNETMQAKVREATLQKVPYMVIIGDKEAKNKTIAVRTRKGQDQGETELNKFILKIAEEIKSKSITD
- the infC gene encoding translation initiation factor IF-3, with translation MDEKGKQIGVLTKDEALQKARDLELDLVEFAPNAQPPVAKIIDFKKFRYLENKRDQEIKKKTHEVEVKEIRLRPFIGNHDFEVRVKQAEGFIKEGNRLKVVVKFQGREFTKKEFGFNIIKKFTEALAKVAEPQGLVHFEGRALISHFAPVKQAYAKNEDEKSRQ
- the rpmI gene encoding 50S ribosomal protein L35; translated protein: MKTKKVVSKRFKITKNGKIIRGRQMGRHLRINKNKTHQRRLKEPGKVAGKLAKSVRRFLPYGQ
- the rplT gene encoding 50S ribosomal protein L20 codes for the protein MARVKRGTISRQRHKKIFELNKGYRMTRRRLIKVASESALHAGEYAFAGRKNKKRDLRRLFITRINGACENLGLSYSQFIAGLKKAKITLDRKILAELVSSDFETFKKVVEKARA
- the pheS gene encoding phenylalanine--tRNA ligase subunit alpha, which gives rise to MEEKLMALKNEAIAIIWQTKDLADLENLRIKYFGKNGELTNTLRELPKLEITERRRLGVLANDVKTAIEHAITETKEKILGEEKKEEWFDVTKPGFKFPLGHLHLISQTIAEIDLIFAKIGFTRVAYPEVEWDWYAFEGLNMSQNHPARDEWETFFIENLFHQKYGVGLLTPHTSSGQLREMERKKKPPIRMLNIAKCYRRQSDVSHAPMFYQFEGLVVDQNINITHLKGTLDYFVKEFFGKTRKTRIRPFHFQFTEPSFEVDVTCMVCQGKGCRACKEGWMEIGGAGMVHPTVLRNGGFNPKLYSGFAFGWGVERVLMMKYGIPDIRLLFNGDLRFLNQF
- the pheT gene encoding phenylalanine--tRNA ligase subunit beta, giving the protein MNILISDSWLRDFLKTKATAYEIGQSLSLCSQSVERIKKVGHDFLYDIEITTNRPDCFSVYGLARELAAILPRFNFPAKFNAGEVAKIQEPEGKNALPLEVKITDPNLCPRFTALIFEIPKLGPSPKIVQERLEKAGIRALNNVVDISNYLMIELGQPMHTFDYDKIKGAKMTLRSTQKEEKITTLDKQTRILPKETIIIEDGEERIIDLCGIMGAYNSAVDEKTRRVLLFVQTYDPARIRRTCQLLGFRTEAASRFEKGVDPESVPLAIGKALKMFEENCQAKIVSRLIDLYPKKQKVKKVRLDLTLLARIMGLEIPKKEITEILESLGFLLKMNDPSLITATVPHWRYQDISIPEDLIEEVARIYGYNRLPNTPLPVLADNESQEKFFWEGSIKTALKYWGFTEITNYSLIDENSLKKVNLEPCDYLKIANPLTEDLLYLRPSLLPSLLRIISQNQANFSAMRIFEIANVYLPQGENHLPDEIKMFSGLYTGHDFFALKGLLENLLENLGITDYQFATSLPTTSIFNSQKTAEILIKGKSIGLLGEINQKISHSFSVTSKLIGFDIELESLIKNATKIKKYQPLISFPPIIEDLSFVIKNKIEVAKIIVAIKSVDRLITQVDFLGSFEDTQTFRISYQSRTKTLQSQEAEKIRNKIINEIKQKFGAYLK
- a CDS encoding PBP1A family penicillin-binding protein, with translation MEKIETKISPSEDMLDVFQEKRWKRSHFGSSSRLERIKRWSQLSTLVLLGSLALVFFVVFLFAWYSKDLPRPDKVHRVEGLSTVITDKNGEVLYDIYGDQNRVPVSFADMPQSLRQATVAIEDKEFYKHQGFSFSGMGRALVNIFVFRNLQGGSTLTQQLVKNVLLTSERTLPRKIKEFILAIQIERKYSKDEILQMYLNEAPYGGTAWGVETASQTYFGKHTKDLSFLESVILAGLPNAPTKYSPLFGSDPKAYIWRTGQVLRRMREDGYISKDQEEQAKKDITNVKFSETDTNFRAPHFVMYVKEKLIAQFGEKMIEQGGLKVTTTLDWKIQEEAEKIVKEEIGKLKSLKVTNGAAAVLDPKTGQILAMVGSKDYNATDSSGFKFNVVTQGLRQPGSAIKPIIYATAFQKGYTPATLLMDTETHFPGGENKPDYIPKNYDGKFRGPVQVRFALANSINIAAVKMLAMVGVKEALVTAYDMGLTTLQPTNENLSRFGLALTLGGGEVKLLDLTSAFGVFGQSGVRHEPTSILKVQDSRGKTLFETKPTSGQKVLSPEVSFLISHILLDNEARKEIFGPSSWLVVPGKTVSVKTGTTDDKKDNWTVGFTPSFVVGVWVGNNDNSAMHPSLASGVTGAAPIWNKIMRFILKDKPDEPPIVPANVVASTIDAFGGGLPKEGFPTRSEYFISGTEPTQPAAIYQKLKISKNNGKLANQSEIAMGEYEEKDFIVLTEQDPVSTDGKNRWQEGIDAWLASNTDSKYHPPKETSQDKLDRAIVKIKSPGDRSQINDNDVLVETEAYSAVGEIVKLEIIIDGLVNRTLSTNKFSERINMAKGTHTLKIKAQDSKGNASDAEIKFGVFVPWDWAAPTPTPVPTPAPTPSPL